A genomic region of Thermoanaerobaculia bacterium contains the following coding sequences:
- a CDS encoding zf-HC2 domain-containing protein, producing the protein MNHDQLRELLDLDLDLEALAGAPGPGALPAVEPVESLLAPAERARLHEHLAGCADCRQERESLRRVHAQLAATVVPPREGFSGEVMRALVPAPWEARAVAVWRWPFAMLLALGGLAAILLGGAAADLEPRAGSFDAFVALARLLESAALAGAGLLGASWQGLGSGLAQWLAASKTHLAGAGLLLLALNLLFLRLLRPSSRNAEARKSR; encoded by the coding sequence ATGAACCACGACCAACTGCGTGAGCTGCTCGACCTCGACCTCGACCTCGAGGCCCTCGCCGGCGCCCCGGGCCCCGGTGCGCTCCCGGCGGTAGAGCCCGTCGAGAGTCTGTTGGCGCCGGCCGAGCGGGCCCGGCTGCACGAGCATCTTGCGGGGTGCGCCGATTGCCGCCAGGAACGCGAGAGCCTGCGCCGGGTGCACGCGCAGCTCGCGGCCACCGTCGTCCCGCCGCGCGAGGGCTTCAGCGGCGAAGTCATGCGGGCGCTCGTACCGGCGCCGTGGGAGGCCCGCGCTGTGGCGGTCTGGCGCTGGCCGTTCGCCATGCTGCTCGCTCTGGGCGGCCTCGCCGCCATTCTCCTGGGCGGCGCCGCTGCGGATCTCGAGCCGCGCGCCGGCTCGTTCGACGCCTTCGTCGCCCTGGCGCGCCTGCTCGAAAGCGCGGCTCTCGCCGGCGCCGGGCTCCTCGGCGCCTCGTGGCAGGGCCTGGGCTCCGGGCTCGCGCAGTGGCTGGCGGCGTCGAAGACCCATCTCGCGGGCGCCGGACTCCTCCTGCTGGCCTTGAACCTGCTCTTCCTGCGCCTGCTTCGCCCGTCTTCCCGGAACGCCGAAGCCCGCAAATCCCGATAG
- a CDS encoding polymer-forming cytoskeletal protein, which yields MSLWVVRRLVGGAVLFLSLPLAAGAANSAGAASASDAADTAALPGLRLEAGSVARQQIVAVGRGVEVDGEALAGVTALNGTVTVTGTVRGDVTVLGGDLILAPTAAIEGDALVLGGRLVAAGGSRLSGRAVAYPTVSRAWLTLLEGPSLGLGATSPLVLGAKLGLVAAWLALTLLLFASAGRPLVRTSEEVQQEPLRCFAAGLVGLSAIVLTALFLSAFLPTLLGIPLLVLVALFALVLKLWGMVAIFHSLGRYFVTRIARRRAVQLHAAVLGLTLLGLVKLVPMAGVWAWTAATLIGIGATLRSKFGRFEPWFDGDNSALV from the coding sequence ATGTCTCTGTGGGTCGTCCGGCGCCTCGTCGGGGGCGCGGTGCTGTTTCTCTCTCTGCCGCTCGCTGCGGGTGCCGCAAATTCCGCCGGTGCCGCCAGTGCTTCCGATGCCGCGGACACCGCTGCCCTGCCCGGACTGCGTCTCGAGGCGGGGAGCGTCGCGCGCCAGCAGATCGTGGCGGTCGGGCGGGGTGTCGAGGTCGACGGCGAGGCACTGGCAGGGGTCACGGCGTTGAACGGCACAGTCACCGTCACGGGTACCGTACGCGGCGACGTGACGGTTCTCGGCGGCGATCTCATTCTGGCGCCGACGGCAGCCATCGAAGGGGATGCGCTGGTACTGGGCGGCCGCCTCGTGGCCGCCGGCGGGTCGCGCCTCTCGGGCCGCGCCGTCGCCTACCCGACGGTCTCGCGCGCCTGGCTGACGCTGCTCGAAGGGCCGAGCCTGGGTCTCGGAGCGACATCGCCACTCGTGCTCGGTGCCAAGCTCGGACTGGTCGCCGCATGGCTGGCACTCACCCTGCTCCTCTTCGCCTCCGCCGGGCGGCCGCTGGTACGCACCTCGGAGGAGGTCCAGCAGGAACCGCTGCGCTGCTTCGCGGCGGGGCTCGTGGGTCTTTCGGCGATCGTCCTCACGGCGCTCTTCCTGTCGGCGTTCCTGCCGACTTTGCTCGGGATTCCGCTGCTCGTCCTCGTCGCGCTCTTCGCGCTCGTGCTCAAGCTCTGGGGAATGGTGGCCATCTTTCACAGCCTCGGCCGATACTTCGTCACCCGGATCGCGCGGCGGCGTGCGGTGCAGCTGCACGCGGCCGTCCTCGGTCTGACGCTGCTCGGCCTGGTGAAGCTCGTCCCCATGGCGGGTGTCTGGGCCTGGACCGCGGCCACGCTCATTGGCATCGGCGCGACCCTGCGCTCGAAGTTCGGCCGCTTCGAACCCTGGTTCGACGGCGACAACAGTGCACTTGTCTGA
- a CDS encoding sigma-70 family RNA polymerase sigma factor, whose product MSADLLDPTDEALVRSVLSGDRDRFELLVERYQTRLVNYLYRMVRNLEEAHDLSQEVFIRVYQALDRYDSQYRFSTWLFRVAQNAAIDVIRKRRIQLVPLTRRADEGSEATVDLELPDGKPSALEALQGRELDASIRSAIDSLPWEYRELILLRHYGELAYEEIAEVKAMPLGTVKNKLFRARQMLKQQLLGPEGHGN is encoded by the coding sequence ATGTCGGCCGATCTGCTCGATCCCACCGACGAGGCGCTCGTACGATCGGTCCTCTCCGGGGACCGCGACCGATTCGAGCTTCTGGTGGAGCGGTATCAGACGCGACTGGTGAACTATCTGTATCGCATGGTGCGCAATCTCGAAGAGGCGCACGATCTGTCTCAGGAGGTCTTCATCCGCGTGTATCAGGCTCTGGACCGTTACGATAGCCAGTACCGCTTCTCGACCTGGCTCTTCCGGGTAGCCCAGAACGCGGCGATCGACGTCATCCGCAAACGCCGGATCCAGCTGGTCCCCCTCACGCGGCGGGCCGACGAAGGCAGTGAAGCGACCGTCGACCTCGAGCTGCCGGACGGCAAGCCCTCGGCGCTCGAAGCGCTCCAGGGACGCGAGCTCGACGCCTCGATCCGGTCGGCGATCGACAGCCTGCCGTGGGAATACCGCGAGCTGATCCTGCTCCGCCACTACGGTGAGCTGGCCTATGAGGAGATCGCCGAGGTCAAGGCCATGCCACTCGGAACGGTGAAGAACAAATTGTTTCGCGCGCGTCAGATGCTGAAGCAGCAGCTGCTCGGCCCAGAGGGCCACGGGAACTGA
- a CDS encoding peptidylprolyl isomerase, with protein MTSDRSSCRLALLALLPVLSCSQAPPARSPARPPTGAETRSTRATDLRDTQALLLLLADQKRFEETVFIALLDSSKSVRFDLAVTLGRIGDVRGRGLLQGLLIDVEPDVRQAAAFALGELGAPEAVPALLRAAVDDDAATATLALEALGKLQAPLAEVRRTLTAIAPGEAARRLAPALFRFKEDALVEVAAAMLAEPDPAPAGTEAALAVRLGAAYALSRDARPGALPFLRPLLADPDPRIRAWAARGLGDVGGVADFAALEPLLADTAPSPRIQAVRAGARIAARTEAVPPLAWGRRLAGLVDDPLPGVRAIALESSAAWIPQAEVRKAVLGRLVNGEPRERELALLAFADAGDPEAPEWVERAAADPARALRARAAEAAGRLGRDDLVEKLALDPEPMVRVAAVEALLSGVGDRAAVAAVGDPASGGAAAGGPGTAIEAVARLARRFLRDPDATVRTTVLEAVAEAPGLSAASLQQAQVEARLDPISDARLAGVRALAARGLAVPGDHESAVQFLEGLAEDGDFLVRREAAGALERLGRPRPELGPATTGRTGPVYAQILSQTDRARLVEVKTARGAFRIRLDCPQAPLTCLSFLQLAGQGYFDGLEFHRVVPDFVVQTGDPRGDGWGGPGFALRDEINRLRFGRGTVGMALSGPDTGGSQFFIALSPQPHLDGGYTVLGQVIGDDSVLDQIRQQDGLVSIREIETGE; from the coding sequence ATGACTTCGGATCGCTCTTCCTGCCGGCTGGCGCTTCTCGCCCTGTTGCCGGTGCTCTCCTGTTCCCAGGCGCCGCCGGCGAGGTCGCCGGCGCGGCCTCCGACGGGTGCCGAGACCCGCTCGACGCGCGCCACGGACCTGCGCGACACGCAGGCGCTCCTCCTCCTGCTCGCCGACCAGAAGCGCTTCGAAGAGACCGTTTTCATCGCCCTCCTCGACAGCTCGAAGAGCGTCCGGTTCGACCTCGCCGTGACGCTGGGGCGGATCGGCGACGTCCGCGGCCGGGGCCTGCTGCAGGGACTGCTGATCGACGTCGAACCCGACGTGCGGCAGGCGGCGGCGTTCGCCCTGGGGGAGCTCGGCGCGCCGGAGGCCGTCCCGGCCCTGCTTCGGGCCGCGGTCGACGACGACGCCGCGACCGCAACGCTGGCTCTCGAGGCGCTCGGAAAGCTCCAGGCGCCGCTCGCAGAGGTGCGCCGGACCCTGACCGCCATCGCGCCCGGGGAGGCCGCCCGGAGGCTCGCGCCGGCGCTCTTCCGCTTCAAGGAGGATGCCCTGGTCGAGGTCGCGGCTGCAATGCTCGCCGAGCCGGACCCGGCGCCCGCTGGAACCGAAGCCGCGCTCGCCGTGCGCCTCGGAGCGGCCTACGCTCTCTCCCGCGACGCCCGCCCCGGGGCGTTGCCGTTCCTGCGCCCTCTCCTCGCGGACCCCGACCCGAGGATCCGGGCCTGGGCGGCGCGCGGACTGGGCGATGTCGGCGGGGTCGCGGACTTCGCCGCGCTGGAGCCGCTGCTCGCTGACACTGCGCCTTCGCCCCGCATCCAGGCGGTCCGGGCCGGGGCGCGCATCGCCGCCCGGACGGAGGCGGTGCCGCCACTCGCCTGGGGAAGGCGCCTCGCCGGCCTCGTCGACGACCCCCTGCCCGGAGTCCGGGCCATCGCTCTCGAATCTTCGGCGGCCTGGATCCCGCAAGCGGAAGTTCGCAAGGCTGTGCTCGGACGACTCGTGAATGGCGAGCCACGCGAGCGCGAGCTCGCCCTCCTGGCGTTCGCCGATGCGGGCGATCCGGAGGCGCCCGAATGGGTGGAACGCGCGGCGGCCGACCCGGCGCGGGCGCTGCGGGCGCGCGCTGCCGAGGCGGCGGGGAGACTCGGGCGTGACGATCTGGTGGAGAAGCTGGCGCTCGATCCGGAGCCGATGGTCCGGGTGGCAGCCGTCGAGGCCCTGCTCTCCGGCGTCGGTGACCGCGCGGCGGTCGCTGCGGTCGGCGACCCGGCCTCCGGGGGGGCAGCGGCGGGTGGGCCAGGAACGGCGATCGAAGCGGTGGCGCGGCTCGCCCGGCGGTTCCTGCGCGACCCGGACGCGACCGTGCGCACGACCGTGCTCGAAGCGGTCGCCGAGGCCCCCGGACTCTCTGCCGCGAGCCTTCAGCAGGCGCAGGTCGAGGCGAGGCTGGACCCGATCTCCGATGCCCGCCTCGCGGGAGTACGGGCGCTCGCGGCGCGGGGGCTCGCCGTGCCGGGCGACCACGAGAGTGCGGTCCAGTTCCTCGAAGGACTCGCCGAAGATGGCGACTTTCTCGTCCGCCGGGAAGCGGCGGGGGCGCTCGAGCGTCTCGGACGGCCGCGGCCGGAGCTCGGGCCGGCCACCACCGGCCGCACCGGTCCGGTCTATGCCCAGATCCTCTCCCAGACCGACCGCGCGCGCCTCGTCGAGGTCAAGACCGCCCGCGGCGCCTTCCGGATCCGTCTCGACTGTCCCCAGGCGCCGCTCACCTGTCTCTCGTTTCTCCAGCTCGCCGGGCAGGGCTATTTCGACGGTCTCGAATTTCATCGCGTGGTGCCGGATTTCGTCGTCCAGACCGGCGATCCCAGAGGCGACGGCTGGGGCGGGCCCGGCTTCGCCTTGCGCGACGAGATCAACCGGCTGCGGTTCGGCCGCGGCACGGTCGGCATGGCGCTCTCCGGGCCGGACACCGGCGGCAGCCAGTTTTTCATCGCCCTCTCGCCGCAGCCGCATCTCGACGGCGGCTACACGGTCCTCGGCCAGGTGATCGGGGACGACTCGGTGCTCGACCAGATCCGCCAGCAAGACGGGCTGGTCTCGATCCGGGAAATCGAGACAGGTGAGTAG
- a CDS encoding 3-hydroxybutyryl-CoA dehydrogenase has translation MEVRKIGVVGAGTMGSGIAQVAAQSGFDVVLVDIAPNALAKGLATIDKSLERLVAKGKLTVSERSAAREKIASAAELAALAGCDLVVEAVVEKFEIKRQVLQALDAVLGPSAILATNTSSISITRLAAATARPDRVIGMHFMNPVPIMQLVEIIRGLQTSQETCDAVFATTRELQRTPVEVNDAPGFVSNRVLMPMINEAIFCLHERVGEAAAIDEVMKLGMNHPMGPLALADLIGLDVCLDILRVLEEGFGDPKYRPCPLLVKMVDAGYLGRKSGRGFYAYG, from the coding sequence ATGGAAGTTCGGAAGATTGGCGTCGTGGGCGCCGGCACGATGGGCAGCGGAATCGCCCAGGTGGCCGCGCAGTCGGGTTTTGACGTCGTCCTGGTGGATATCGCGCCCAATGCGCTCGCGAAAGGGCTCGCCACGATCGACAAGAGCCTCGAGCGTCTGGTGGCGAAGGGGAAGCTCACCGTCTCCGAGCGCTCGGCGGCCAGGGAGAAGATTGCTTCGGCCGCCGAGCTCGCGGCGCTCGCCGGCTGCGACCTCGTGGTCGAAGCGGTCGTAGAGAAGTTCGAGATCAAGCGCCAGGTCCTGCAGGCGCTCGACGCAGTGCTCGGTCCGTCCGCGATCCTGGCGACCAATACGAGCTCGATTTCGATCACCCGGCTCGCCGCCGCGACGGCCCGTCCGGACAGGGTGATCGGCATGCACTTCATGAACCCCGTGCCGATCATGCAGCTGGTCGAGATCATCCGCGGCCTGCAGACCTCGCAGGAGACCTGCGATGCCGTCTTCGCGACGACGCGCGAGCTCCAGCGGACCCCGGTGGAGGTGAACGACGCGCCCGGCTTCGTCTCGAACCGCGTGCTCATGCCGATGATCAACGAGGCGATCTTCTGCCTGCACGAGCGAGTCGGCGAAGCGGCCGCGATCGACGAAGTGATGAAGCTCGGGATGAACCATCCGATGGGCCCGCTGGCGCTCGCGGACTTGATCGGCCTCGATGTCTGCCTCGACATCCTGCGCGTGCTCGAGGAGGGCTTCGGCGATCCGAAATACCGCCCCTGCCCCCTGCTGGTGAAGATGGTGGACGCCGGATA